In one window of Camelus dromedarius isolate mCamDro1 chromosome 7, mCamDro1.pat, whole genome shotgun sequence DNA:
- the LOC105094831 gene encoding olfactory receptor 2A7, whose translation MGDNMTSVTEFVLLGFPLDTTIQVFLFVLFSLFYAFTLLGNGAILGLISLDSRLHTPMYFFLSHLAIVDVAYACNTVPQMLLNLLSPAKPISFAGCMTQTFLFLSFAHTECLLLVVMSYDRYVAICCPLRYSAIMSWRVCITLVVICWTIGVLLSSIHLVLLLPLPFCISQKINHFFCEIMAVLKLACADTHINEIMVLAGAISMLVGPFSSIVISYMCILCAILRIQSGENQRKAFSTCSSHLCVVGLFYGTAIIMYVGPRYGHPKEHKKYLLLFHSLFNPMLNPLIYTLRNSEVKNALKRVLGIEGAL comes from the coding sequence ATGGGAGACAACATGACCTCTGTCACAGAGTTCGTCCTCCTGGGATTTCCCCTTGACACAACGATTCAGGTGTTTCTCTTTGTGCTCTTCTCCCTGTTCTATGCCTTCACCCTGCTGGGGAACGGGGCCATCCTGGGGCTCATCTCCCTGGACTCCAGGCtgcacacccccatgtacttcttcctctcaCACCTGGCCATCGTGGACGTAGCCTATGCCTGCAACACGGTGCCCCAGATGCTGCTAAACCTCCTGAGTCCAGCCAAGCCCATCTCCTTTGCTGGCTGCATGACACagacctttctctttctgagttttGCTCACACTGAATGTCTTCTCCTGGTGGTGATGTCCTATGATCGGTATGTGGCCATCTGCTGCCCCCTCCGATATTCTGCCATCATGAGCTGGAGAGTCTGCATCACACTGGTGGTGATTTGCTGGACCATTGGAGTCCTTCTGTCTTCGATTCATCTGGTATTACTTCTACCCTTACCCTTCTGTATATCCCAGAAAATCaatcactttttctgtgaaatcatgGCTGTTCTCAAACTTGCTTGTGCAGATACACACATCAATGAGATAATGGTTTTGGCCGGGGCAATTTCTATGCTAGTGGGACCCTTCTCCTCAATTGTAATCTCATATATGTGCATCCTCTGTGCCATCCTTAGGATCCAGTCTGgggaaaatcaaagaaaagccttctccacctgctcatctCACCTCTGTGTGGTTGGACTCTTTTATGGCACAGCCATTATCATGTATGTTGGGCCCAGATATGGGCACCCCAAGGAACACAAGAAATACCTTCTTCTGTTTCACAGCCTTTTCAATCCCATGCTCAATCCGCTTATCTATACTCTTAGGAACTCGGAGGTAAAGAATGCCTTGAAGAGAGTGCTGGGAATAGAGGGAGCTTTATGA